Proteins from a genomic interval of Gordonia sp. SL306:
- a CDS encoding DUF4878 domain-containing protein codes for MKVRKSVAAALIAGATMLVVAGCSDETNDTVSSAASGASAAVASAASDAKQAVVGLSTDDAQVILRKSVDPATSSTELDAVVDTTNPVTKAAIQGYAKASNMAGYTPEVYTVKEVKADGDDKAVATVSIKSPHAPQPVDVTLAYVKADGDWKLAGSAVTQLSSMGGQHGG; via the coding sequence ATGAAGGTTCGGAAGTCCGTGGCCGCAGCACTGATCGCCGGAGCGACGATGCTGGTCGTAGCCGGCTGTTCCGACGAGACGAACGACACCGTCAGCAGTGCGGCCAGCGGCGCGTCGGCAGCGGTGGCGTCGGCCGCCAGCGACGCCAAACAGGCCGTCGTCGGACTGAGCACCGACGATGCCCAGGTGATCCTGCGCAAGTCGGTCGACCCGGCAACCTCGTCGACGGAGCTCGACGCGGTGGTCGACACCACGAACCCCGTCACCAAGGCCGCGATTCAGGGTTACGCGAAGGCCTCCAACATGGCCGGCTACACCCCGGAGGTGTACACGGTGAAAGAGGTGAAGGCCGACGGTGACGACAAGGCGGTCGCGACCGTGTCGATCAAGAGCCCGCACGCACCCCAGCCGGTCGACGTCACACTCGCCTACGTGAAGGCCGACGGTGACTGGAAGCTCGCCGGAAGCGCGGTGACCCAACTGTCGTCCATGGGTGGCCAGCACGGGGGCTGA
- a CDS encoding DUF4190 domain-containing protein: protein MRVTDHPTQPIDAPVTDRHLRWPPPEDADLPSAEDLPIADNPATGEVIGHAPDQILAAPRVHAPLPRVGEIWDLPVHTVDPAWADPAWTAAAATYATGYGQKKRPAPGSATAAVVASSVSLPLALLGVGAVLGFLGIVLGIAALIQIGSGAQRRQGTGRAVAAIVMGTASVVVGTPILLVILAVLAVI, encoded by the coding sequence ATGCGGGTGACCGATCACCCCACCCAGCCGATCGACGCGCCGGTCACCGACCGCCACCTGCGGTGGCCACCGCCCGAGGACGCCGACCTGCCGTCCGCGGAGGATCTGCCGATCGCAGACAACCCGGCCACCGGTGAGGTCATCGGACATGCGCCCGATCAGATCCTCGCCGCACCGCGGGTCCACGCACCATTGCCCAGGGTCGGCGAGATCTGGGATCTGCCGGTGCACACGGTCGACCCGGCCTGGGCGGATCCGGCATGGACCGCAGCAGCGGCCACGTATGCAACCGGCTACGGACAGAAGAAGCGGCCGGCGCCGGGCTCGGCGACGGCCGCTGTGGTGGCCTCATCGGTGTCCCTGCCACTGGCGCTCCTCGGAGTCGGCGCAGTGCTCGGATTCCTCGGCATCGTCCTGGGGATCGCGGCCCTCATCCAGATCGGGTCGGGCGCGCAGCGACGTCAGGGAACAGGTCGAGCGGTGGCCGCCATCGTCATGGGCACCGCGAGCGTGGTCGTGGGCACGCCGATCCTTCTGGTGATCCTGGCCGTCCTCGCCGTCATCTGA
- a CDS encoding CE1759 family FMN reductase has protein sequence MRVVAVNAGLGDPSSTRLLVDRLVDAVTERAVLDVDGAAVDVEVIDLRDLAVDVARSLTTGFPVGGVRAAVDAVHSADGLIVATPVFNASYSGLFKSFFDLVEVDRMQGVPVVIAATGGSPRHSMVLDHAMRPLFAYLRAVVLPTAVYAAAEDWAGTSGDTALLSDRIRRAATELVAALRPAQVTPVDRVPANGSDPDGFDRRGDRQSAVEQAGIANFAKLLGEQA, from the coding sequence ATGCGTGTGGTCGCGGTCAATGCTGGACTCGGTGACCCGTCGTCGACCCGTCTGCTCGTCGACCGGCTCGTGGACGCCGTCACCGAGCGCGCGGTCCTCGACGTCGACGGCGCGGCCGTCGACGTCGAGGTCATCGACCTCCGGGATCTCGCTGTCGACGTCGCCCGTTCTCTCACGACCGGATTCCCGGTCGGCGGGGTGCGTGCGGCGGTGGATGCGGTCCACTCGGCCGACGGATTGATCGTCGCGACACCGGTTTTCAACGCTTCCTACAGTGGGCTGTTCAAGTCGTTCTTCGACCTCGTCGAGGTGGATCGGATGCAGGGCGTCCCGGTGGTCATCGCCGCGACCGGCGGCAGCCCGCGGCACTCGATGGTTCTCGACCACGCGATGCGCCCGCTCTTCGCGTATCTCCGTGCGGTGGTCCTGCCGACCGCGGTCTATGCGGCAGCCGAGGACTGGGCAGGCACGTCGGGCGACACCGCGTTGCTCTCGGACCGAATCCGTCGCGCGGCAACCGAACTCGTCGCCGCACTGCGGCCGGCGCAGGTCACCCCCGTCGATCGGGTGCCGGCGAACGGATCGGACCCGGATGGGTTCGATCGCCGCGGGGACCGCCAGTCGGCGGTGGAGCAAGCGGGCATCGCCAACTTCGCAAAGCTGTTGGGCGAGCAGGCCTGA
- a CDS encoding MbtH family protein, producing the protein MTNPFDDENGRFFVLVNEENQHSLWPTFADIPAGWTKVFGEDSRAACLEYVEQNWTDLRPKSLIDAMEADKAAQGGSASE; encoded by the coding sequence ATGACGAATCCCTTCGATGACGAGAACGGCCGATTCTTCGTGCTGGTGAACGAGGAGAACCAGCATTCGCTGTGGCCGACGTTTGCCGACATCCCGGCCGGCTGGACCAAGGTCTTCGGCGAGGACAGCCGTGCGGCGTGCCTGGAGTACGTCGAGCAGAACTGGACCGATCTGCGGCCGAAGAGCCTGATCGACGCCATGGAGGCGGACAAGGCTGCGCAGGGCGGCTCAGCGTCGGAGTGA
- a CDS encoding pirin family protein → MSNLEIQPTELDCRSGATDSSRDQEKPAVEVLTARDVPLGGPRAMTVHRTLPQRRRSLIGAWCFADHYGPDDVSTTGGMDVPPHPHTGLQTVSWLFSGEIEHRDTMGNHAMVRPGELNLMTAGHGIAHTEVSTPDTTLLHGVQLWIALPAAAADTTRDFAHHVPDVIERQGVAVRVFLGELLGERSPVETFTPLMGAEITMAPGAEIDLPVSPSFEHGILVDAGRIRLVDSATEPLARTELGYVGVGATHLQVRNDAEEDARLVILGGTPLDEEIIMWWNFLGRSHDDIVRYRQEWTDHSDRFGQVEGYQGEVQHLPAPALPSTHLRPRRNTPGRA, encoded by the coding sequence ATGAGCAATCTCGAGATCCAGCCCACCGAGCTCGACTGCCGGTCGGGTGCAACAGATTCCTCGCGGGACCAGGAGAAGCCGGCCGTGGAGGTGCTGACCGCACGTGATGTCCCGCTGGGCGGACCGCGGGCGATGACGGTGCATCGCACACTCCCCCAGCGCAGGCGATCGCTGATCGGCGCATGGTGCTTCGCCGATCATTACGGCCCGGACGACGTCTCCACGACCGGCGGGATGGACGTCCCGCCGCATCCCCATACCGGCCTGCAGACGGTGAGCTGGCTGTTCTCCGGCGAGATCGAGCACCGGGACACCATGGGCAATCACGCGATGGTCCGGCCCGGAGAGCTGAACCTGATGACTGCGGGTCACGGGATCGCGCACACGGAGGTCTCGACCCCGGACACGACGCTCCTGCACGGTGTTCAGCTCTGGATCGCGTTACCGGCGGCCGCGGCCGACACGACCCGGGATTTCGCGCACCACGTGCCGGACGTGATCGAGCGGCAGGGTGTCGCCGTGCGGGTGTTCCTCGGGGAATTGCTGGGCGAACGTTCGCCCGTCGAGACGTTCACTCCGCTGATGGGCGCCGAGATCACCATGGCACCGGGCGCCGAGATCGATCTACCGGTGTCGCCGTCGTTCGAACACGGGATTCTGGTGGACGCCGGACGCATCCGACTCGTCGACTCCGCAACCGAACCGCTCGCACGCACCGAACTGGGATACGTGGGCGTCGGAGCGACACATCTACAGGTGCGCAATGATGCCGAAGAGGATGCGCGCCTGGTGATCCTGGGCGGCACCCCCCTCGACGAGGAGATCATCATGTGGTGGAACTTCCTCGGCCGCAGTCACGACGACATCGTCCGGTACCGGCAGGAGTGGACCGATCACAGCGACCGATTCGGTCAAGTCGAGGGCTATCAGGGCGAGGTCCAACATCTACCGGCACCGGCCCTGCCCAGCACGCACCTGCGGCCCAGGCGCAACACTCCCGGCCGCGCCTGA
- a CDS encoding LLM class flavin-dependent oxidoreductase yields the protein MQFGLFSVSDITVDPTTGVAPTEHERIRAVVEIAKKAEEIGLDVFALGEHHNPPFFSSSPTTTLAYIAAQTSTLQLSTATTLITTNDPVKIAEDFAMLQHLADGRVDLMLGRGNTGPVYPWFGQDIRQGIPLAIENYHLLHRLWTEDVVNWEGKFRTPLTSFTSTPRPLDGVAPFVWHGSIRSPEIAEQAAYYGDGFFANNIFWPKEHFQQLIGFYRERFEHYGHGAANQAVVGLGGQFFIRKNSQDAVREFRPYFDNAPVYGHGPSLEEFTSETPLTVGSPQEFVDKTLTFRETFGDYQRQLFLVDHAGLPLKTVLEQLDLLGEVLPDLRAGFAQGRPADVPDAPTHASLVAARDASTAENADPARPETVRS from the coding sequence ATGCAGTTCGGACTCTTCAGCGTCAGTGACATCACGGTCGATCCCACCACGGGGGTGGCGCCGACCGAGCATGAGCGGATCAGGGCAGTCGTGGAGATCGCCAAGAAGGCCGAGGAGATCGGTCTCGACGTGTTCGCGCTCGGCGAGCATCACAACCCGCCGTTCTTCTCGTCGTCGCCGACCACCACGCTCGCCTACATCGCCGCCCAGACCAGCACACTCCAGCTCTCGACGGCCACCACCCTGATCACCACCAATGATCCGGTGAAGATCGCCGAGGACTTCGCGATGCTCCAGCATCTCGCGGACGGCCGGGTCGACCTGATGCTCGGCAGGGGGAACACCGGGCCGGTCTATCCCTGGTTCGGTCAGGACATCCGGCAGGGCATCCCGCTCGCCATCGAGAACTACCATCTGCTGCACCGGCTCTGGACCGAGGACGTGGTGAACTGGGAGGGCAAGTTCCGCACCCCGCTGACCTCTTTCACCTCCACCCCGCGGCCGCTCGACGGCGTTGCCCCGTTCGTCTGGCACGGATCGATCCGCAGCCCCGAGATCGCGGAGCAGGCCGCCTATTACGGTGACGGCTTCTTCGCCAACAACATCTTCTGGCCGAAGGAACATTTCCAGCAGCTGATCGGCTTCTACCGCGAGCGGTTCGAGCACTACGGGCACGGTGCGGCGAATCAGGCCGTGGTCGGTCTCGGCGGGCAGTTCTTCATCCGGAAGAACTCGCAGGACGCGGTGCGTGAGTTCCGTCCGTACTTCGACAACGCACCCGTGTACGGGCACGGTCCGTCTCTGGAGGAATTCACGTCGGAGACGCCGCTGACCGTCGGCAGCCCACAGGAGTTCGTCGATAAGACGCTCACCTTCCGCGAGACCTTCGGTGACTACCAGCGTCAGCTGTTCCTGGTGGACCATGCCGGTCTGCCGCTCAAGACGGTGCTCGAGCAACTCGACCTGCTCGGCGAGGTCCTGCCGGATCTGCGGGCCGGATTCGCACAGGGCCGCCCGGCCGATGTCCCCGACGCGCCGACGCACGCCTCGCTGGTGGCCGCCCGTGACGCGTCGACCGCTGAGAACGCCGACCCGGCACGGCCGGAAACGGTGCGCTCGTGA